From a single Pseudorasbora parva isolate DD20220531a chromosome 17, ASM2467924v1, whole genome shotgun sequence genomic region:
- the ism1 gene encoding isthmin-1, translated as MVRLAAELLLLLGLLLLTLHITVLRSSPLQHGNDTVSSEQDSRVAENNVNAESSSSIQMGTDDRQSRVAHIPASQPWAQSRGTGGSLQRDGPGAFVLDLQNFPDLSKADINGQNPNIQVTIEVVDSLEGSEPEKGLRKENKPGWVAPNWRNWWQRSSSSSSASVSTPKGPEEQDYPYESNTEDSNFLKPLGDWERRGSAGTASRTQTEYDYIDGEGDWSGWSPCSVSCGNGNQKRTKSCGYACTATESRTCDMPSCPGIEDAFKTAATEVSLLAGTEEFNATELFGVDTDSCERWMNCKSEFLKKYMSKVANDLPSCPCFYPTEVAYSTADVHDATTRRNFRWKDASGPKEKLEIYKPTARYCIRSMLTLESTTLAAQHCCYDDSMKLITRGKGAGTPNLISTEFSADLHYKVDILPWIICKGDWSRYNQARPPNNGQKCAENPQDEDYYKQFEEAREF; from the exons AACAATGTCAATGCAGAAAGCAGCTCCTCTATTCAGATGGGGACGGATGACAGACAGTCCCGAGTGGCTCATATTCCAGCGTCTCAGCCTTGGGCGCAGAGTCGTGGGACAGGGGGCAGCCTGCAGAGAGATGGTCCAGGAGCTTTTGTTCTGGATCTGCAGAACTTCCCTGACCTTTCCAAGGCTGATATAAATGGGCAGAACCCCAACATACAG gTTACCATAGAAGTGGTGGACAGCCTGGAAGGTTCTGAGCCAGAGAAGGGATTACGCAAAGAAAACAAGCCTGGCTGGGTGGCTCCTAACTGGAGGAACTGGTGGCAGCGTTCATCTTCCTCGTCCTCAGCGTCCGTGTCCACCCCAAAGGGGCCCGAGGAACAGGATTACCCCTACGAGAGCAACACGGAGGACAGCAACTTCCTCAAACCGCTCGGAGACTGGGAACGAAGAGGGTCTGCCGGGACGGCAAGCAGAACACAGACAGAATACG ACTACATAGATGGGGAAGGTGACTGGAGCGGTTGGTCGCCATGCAGCGTGTCTTGTGGAAACGGCAACCAGAAGCGAACCAAATCTTGCGGCTATGCCTGCACGGCCACAGAGTCACGGACGTGTGACATGCCCAGCTGCCCCG GGATTGAAGATGCTTTCAAGACGGCAGCGACAGAAGTCAGTCTGCTTGCTGGCACTGAAGAGTTTAATGCAACAGAGCTCTTCGGAGTTG ATACAGACAGTTGCGAGCGTTGGATGAACTGCAAGAGTGAGTTCCTCAAGAAATACATGAGCAAAGTGGCCAACGACCTACCCAGCTGCCCCTGCTTTTACCCAACTGAGGTGGCCTACAGCACCGCAGACGTCCACGATGCCACAACGAGGCGCAACTTCCGCTGGAAGGACGCCAGCGGGCCAAAGGAGAAGCTGGAGATCTACAAACCCACTGCTCGCTATTGCATCCGCTCCATGCTCACACTGGAGTCCACCACGCTGGCGGCCCAACACTGCTGCTACGACGACAGCATGAAGCTCATCACTCGAGGCAAAGGGGCCGGTACGCCCAACCTCATCAGCACGGAGTTCTCCGCTGACCTGCATTACAAAGTGGACATCCTACCATGGATCATCTGCAAGGGCGACTGGAGCCGCTACAACCAGGCTCGACCGCCCAACAACGGACAAAAATGTGCAGAGAACCCCCAGGATGAGGACTACTACAAACAGTTTGAGGAGGCCAGAGAGTTTTGA